The stretch of DNA AATGTGAGGTCGATCGAAAAACAGATACTCCCGCTTCAAAGTTCTATATGCAACGTAATGAGAAATACACGAGCCCAAGGGTGTATATCAAGCGGCTTTCGCGCACTGCGGTATCGCGTCATCGCGCCACGACAGGAGAAGGCCTTCTTCACACCTTGGAAGTCATGACTGACCGTATGGAACTGGATGAGGAGGAATCTGCCGGCTCAAAAAGACAAATCGCGTCGGTCTTCCAAACACAAATTGTTGCCGATGAATGTCTCATTCCTGTTCTAAAGGAACAGCTACCAAAGATATTTTCTGTTGGCAGCGGACGATCCAGAGGGATGGGCAAAGTTCAGTTCAAGTGGAACGATGAGCAGCCATTTTCTGCCGCAACTCTTAACAGGTTGCCCGAGCTCTTGCGAATGATTTCTCACTCCGAGGCAACAGGTGAGGATGCAAATAAAGAGACACGCGACGATGATCTCACAGACAGGTTAATCAGGTTCAATACATATCTCAGAAAAGAGCGCGAGGCATACGACATCGCAAAACAGTTGCAGCCGGACGCGGCATTATACTTCACGATCGATCTTCTCTCTGATGCCATTCTCGTGGATGACGGCGCCCCGACACTTGCGCTATTCCCCAATATGTTCTTAAAAAAATTCGGAGGAAGTATTGATCTTGTTCACTCATACGTTGAACCAAGGATTGTTCGGGGATGGTCTGAAGCACACGGCTTACCCAAACAAACCATGCTCGCCTCTAGAATGGGCGGAGTTTTTCTTTATCGAGTCAAAACGAACCATCCGGACGATATAGAAGAAATTGTAAAGATGCTAGCTGAAATTGAAACCATTGGTGTCGGACTTTTTACAGAAATCGGTTACGGACATGTGCGCGTTTGTTCTCCTTTTCATAGGGAGGTAGAACCGGTATGAATGACTCAAAATATAAGGTGCTTGTGACACAGCAGGTCGATCTTGCAATGAATCAAATCATTCAGGACATGAAGACCTGGACGGAAAAGACAAACTTTACGAATCAACAATGCGAACTTTCGGCGTCCCAATTGAGCAATACGCTGGGTGTTGCGGCAGCGACAAAAAGCGTCGAGGTTGTTCTTGGCTATATCGAATATCAGATCGGTCGCGACAACTCCAGAAGGAGCTGGGGCTGGTCCAACTTTGGGGATCAGTTGCTTGCACAGTTGCGCGCGCTCGGGTCGACTGCGGAAGGGATCGTTTCCATTGCTGCGCAACGTTCAGGACTGACACTGTCTGATGAAGTGAAAAAGAAAAAAGATGAGGAGGCCTGGATGGAGCTCATGCGTCAATATCTGGGACAAATGCGGCGTTATTTTGTCTATCGAAAGAAAAAGGAGCGATGAAATAATGGCAGAACATGATTTTTCAAAATTTGGAAGTCGGCTTCGTCTCGCAGGAACGCTTCAGGTTGTCACAGGGCTTCGTATTGCCTCGGGAAGCAGTTCCGGCGCCACCGGCGCCGATATCTCGGTCGTCAAAGATTTGCAGGGATCCCCCTATATTCCGGGGTCTTCATTTAAAGGTGTACTGAGGTCCGCTATTGAGAGGATTGCCCGATCAATCGACAAACGACCTGCACTCTGGTCCTGCCCTGATCCGCTCGATGATGATCAGAGGTGCGTGAGTAAAGATCATATGAAGGATTTGCGCGATGAGTTCAAACGGGATGAACAGGGCCTCAGCGATAAAGTTTACGAGGAATCCTGTACAACATGTAGTTTGTTTGGGTCTTCCTGGTTGTCTTCAAAAGTATTGATCAAGGATATGCTGCTCGTGGGAAATTGGAACCAGGGTTATCCAGTGAGAGATGGTGTTGGCATCAATCGCGATACCGGAACCGCGCATGAGGGGGCATTGTACTCGTACGAAATTGTGCCGCCAGGGATTCGTTTCGAATGCGAGATCCTGGTTGAAAATGCTGCGAATAGTGAACTGGCATTGTTATTTCTCGGTCTTCGAGAGATCCAGAGTGGACGGATCCAGCTTGGTGGAGGGCGTTCGCGTGGTCTCGGCTGGGTGATGCTGGGACCATGGACTGAAACTGAATTCGTAGACGCCGGTGATCCTGGCTCGCTTCTTTCCTTTCTTGATTCAGGTAAAGGGGAGCCGTTCAGTGAAGAAAAGATAAATCAAATCGTTCGGAAACAGCTGGAAATTGCTTTTTCGCGAGATCAACATGCATAAAAAAATTATCAATCAACTGGAGCTTCAGTTTGATCTTGTCCCAACCGGGCCGCTTCTGATCAAATCAGGCCGTGACGCGGGGGCCGATCCAACAATACCGGATATGAATTTTGTTCGAAGTCTGCATCCTGAGCTGGGCGAAACGGTGTACCTGCCGGGAAGCAGCCTGAAAGGGTTACTGCGAGCGTACTGTGAAAGAATCGGAAGGACGCGCAAAGTGTCCGACTGCGATCCTTTTGCCGGTTCATTTTGCGGCAGGAGGCTTGAAAAGGAAAAATCAGAATTGAAGTGCTATGCGCGCTCCTGCGCCATTTGCAGAATCTTTGGAAATACGGTGCTGGCGAGTCATCTCGCGATCACAGACGCTTATCCCGCATCAAATACAGCCGTTGCTGCAAACAAGACAGAGGAGCGGGACGGTGTTGCTATCGATCGGTTCACGGGAGGTGTCGCAGTAGGACCATTCAACTTCGAAGTTGTAGTAGGCGGTCTATTTCAAACGAAATTGCTACTCAGCAACTTTCAGTTCTGGCAAGTCGGCTTGCTTGCCATTGCTCTGCGGGACATCAAGCAGGGATTTGTCCCGTTAGGTTTCGGCAAATCTCGCGGACTTGGCTCTATCACTCTGAATTTTAAAAGTTTGAGATTTGTGTATCCTTTCACAGGCAAAAATGATGATGTTTCAGCATACGCCTGGAGCACCGGCTCGTTTGAGTCGGAAGACATAACAGCGTATGACCTGATAAAGGAAGATAAATTGAGCCTGAATGGTCTGGAAACAGTAGTGGAAGAACCAGGGGACTACGGCAGAATCGTGATCACCGTAATTGAGAAATCGATTGAAGATCTGCTGAAAAGATGTGCAGCGTATTGGGCTCGCTATGCGGAGCTGAAACACCACAAAGGACAATGAATCAAGGGTTTGTTTATTCAACAGATGTGCAGAAAGTGAATCTGACGCAACTGCTGGAGTCATTTCAAAACGAGCTGGACTTTGTGACTCTGGAAAGAATAGACGATATTCGATTTGAAAAATTTACTGCCAATTCGCTGCAAAACAATTTTCCGATCGGGAGAGCCTTTGGCAGTTCCATAGAAATCCGGTGGAGGCAATCAGAACCGGACTCCTTTTCGGTTCAGGTTC from bacterium encodes:
- the csx7 gene encoding CRISPR-associated RAMP protein Csx7 codes for the protein MAEHDFSKFGSRLRLAGTLQVVTGLRIASGSSSGATGADISVVKDLQGSPYIPGSSFKGVLRSAIERIARSIDKRPALWSCPDPLDDDQRCVSKDHMKDLRDEFKRDEQGLSDKVYEESCTTCSLFGSSWLSSKVLIKDMLLVGNWNQGYPVRDGVGINRDTGTAHEGALYSYEIVPPGIRFECEILVENAANSELALLFLGLREIQSGRIQLGGGRSRGLGWVMLGPWTETEFVDAGDPGSLLSFLDSGKGEPFSEEKINQIVRKQLEIAFSRDQHA
- a CDS encoding RAMP superfamily CRISPR-associated protein, translating into MHKKIINQLELQFDLVPTGPLLIKSGRDAGADPTIPDMNFVRSLHPELGETVYLPGSSLKGLLRAYCERIGRTRKVSDCDPFAGSFCGRRLEKEKSELKCYARSCAICRIFGNTVLASHLAITDAYPASNTAVAANKTEERDGVAIDRFTGGVAVGPFNFEVVVGGLFQTKLLLSNFQFWQVGLLAIALRDIKQGFVPLGFGKSRGLGSITLNFKSLRFVYPFTGKNDDVSAYAWSTGSFESEDITAYDLIKEDKLSLNGLETVVEEPGDYGRIVITVIEKSIEDLLKRCAAYWARYAELKHHKGQ